One stretch of Chitinophaga pendula DNA includes these proteins:
- a CDS encoding thioredoxin domain-containing protein has translation MEKPMHTNKLATESSPYLLQHAHNPVDWYPWGPEALQRAIAEDKPILVSIGYAACHWCHVMERESFEDPDTASIMNEHFINIKIDREERPDLDHIYMDALQTMTGAGGWPLNVFLTPDKKPFYGGTYFPPKKVYNRPAWKEVLLAIAGAFKEKREEIESQANNLTEHLHQSGQFGMQTESILHLPVEELFTRHQCDTVFNNILSQADTTWGGFGKAPKFPGTFHIQYLLRYHHSYKAPQALEQALRSLDKMVQGGIYDQLGGGFARYSTDERWLAPHFEKMLYDNALLVDTLCEAYLVTKKETYATAIRETLAFVDREMTDSSGAFYAALDADSEGIEGKFYVWSKTEITQILGSNAPLFCEYYDVSEAGNWEEQNILWIQEPLSDFAARKGQDEPSLRSLLEQCRQQLLEVRDKRIRPALDDKILLGWNALMIHAYCKASATLQDDTYLHTALKAADTCWEKLRQDSGPAFFHTWKDGVAKYPAFLDDYACLIRACISLQEVSGDLQWLEKAKELTTFVLSHFSDEAENFFYYTIQGQEDVIVRKKEIYDGAVPSGNAIMALNLWYLSVVFDNKKWQRRAIEMVGRLSQTVTRYPTSFGVWASLILQLVQGTKEVAIVGPEFKARLKSVNGHYIPFKVLLGAAADQPGIPLLENRAQPTGTWLYWCENYHCMKPVQYIEEIDNLI, from the coding sequence CGGTAGACTGGTACCCTTGGGGACCAGAAGCCCTCCAACGGGCTATAGCAGAAGATAAACCTATCCTCGTCAGCATCGGCTACGCCGCATGCCACTGGTGTCATGTCATGGAACGCGAAAGCTTCGAAGACCCCGACACCGCCAGCATCATGAACGAACACTTCATTAACATCAAAATAGACCGGGAAGAAAGACCCGACCTGGACCACATATACATGGACGCCCTCCAAACCATGACCGGCGCAGGAGGATGGCCACTCAACGTATTCCTTACCCCCGACAAAAAACCATTCTACGGAGGTACCTACTTCCCTCCCAAAAAGGTCTATAACAGACCCGCCTGGAAAGAAGTACTCCTCGCCATCGCCGGTGCCTTCAAAGAAAAAAGGGAAGAAATAGAAAGCCAGGCCAATAACCTGACCGAACACCTCCACCAAAGCGGCCAATTCGGCATGCAAACAGAAAGCATACTACACCTCCCTGTCGAAGAACTCTTTACCCGCCACCAATGCGATACCGTTTTTAACAACATCCTCAGCCAGGCCGATACGACCTGGGGTGGCTTCGGTAAAGCACCCAAATTCCCGGGTACCTTCCACATACAATACCTGCTCAGATATCATCATAGCTATAAAGCCCCCCAGGCACTCGAACAAGCCCTCCGCTCCCTCGATAAAATGGTGCAGGGCGGCATCTACGATCAACTGGGCGGCGGCTTCGCCAGATATAGCACCGACGAACGATGGCTCGCACCGCATTTCGAAAAAATGCTCTACGACAATGCCCTCCTCGTCGATACCCTCTGCGAAGCATACCTGGTCACCAAAAAAGAGACCTATGCCACCGCCATCCGCGAAACACTGGCATTCGTCGACCGCGAAATGACCGACTCCTCCGGAGCCTTCTATGCCGCCCTCGATGCCGACTCCGAAGGCATCGAAGGCAAATTTTATGTCTGGAGCAAAACCGAAATAACACAAATACTGGGCAGCAACGCCCCCCTGTTCTGCGAATACTATGACGTATCCGAAGCCGGGAACTGGGAAGAACAAAATATCCTCTGGATACAGGAACCACTGTCAGACTTCGCTGCCCGTAAAGGCCAGGACGAACCCTCCCTCCGCTCCCTCCTGGAGCAATGCCGTCAGCAACTGCTGGAAGTCCGCGACAAACGCATCCGCCCCGCTCTCGACGATAAGATCCTGCTGGGCTGGAACGCCCTCATGATACATGCTTACTGTAAAGCCAGCGCCACCCTCCAAGACGACACCTACCTGCACACTGCCCTCAAAGCAGCCGATACCTGCTGGGAAAAATTACGTCAGGACAGTGGCCCGGCATTCTTCCATACCTGGAAAGATGGAGTGGCCAAATATCCCGCCTTCCTCGATGACTATGCCTGCCTCATCCGGGCCTGCATCTCCCTGCAGGAAGTATCCGGCGACCTCCAATGGCTGGAAAAGGCAAAAGAACTCACCACCTTCGTCCTCTCCCACTTCAGCGATGAGGCCGAAAATTTCTTTTACTATACCATCCAAGGCCAGGAAGATGTCATCGTCCGAAAAAAAGAAATCTACGATGGGGCCGTCCCTAGCGGAAATGCCATCATGGCTCTTAACCTTTGGTATCTTTCTGTTGTTTTTGATAATAAAAAGTGGCAACGCCGCGCTATAGAAATGGTGGGCCGCCTTTCCCAAACTGTCACCCGCTATCCTACCTCCTTCGGAGTATGGGCTAGCCTGATCCTCCAGCTGGTGCAGGGTACCAAAGAAGTAGCTATCGTAGGCCCCGAATTTAAAGCACGCCTCAAAAGCGTCAACGGGCACTACATACCCTTCAAAGTACTGCTGGGAGCAGCAGCCGATCAGCCGGGTATACCCTTGCTGGAAAACAGGGCGCAACCAACCGGAACATGGCTATACTGGTGCGAAAATTATCATTGTATGAAGCCTGTTCAATATATAGAAGAAATTGATAATCTAATATAA
- the porK gene encoding type IX secretion system lipoprotein PorK/GldK, with protein sequence MKATLMKLNYSSGLLLAVVLVSLLASCGGSKTSKNAQGQLIGVSPRPKYYPPVPYGMVYVPSGTFHMGPSDEDVNYSYTARNKSISISGFYMDATEITNNEYRQFVNWVRDSIAHVLMGHVKNDGGQDYIDWKQKINWKDKSTYEKLDAMIYTPEERLYGKKELDVYKLVYHEESFNWDQAKLRENKGKPRSSFIVKKDVQIYPDTLCWIRDFSYAYNEPMTRMYFSHPAFDNYPVVGVTWHQANAFCEWRSKFWEDYRASKNLYTEDKFQLPSEAQWEYAARGGREQTPYPWGGYYLRNKKGCLLANFKPGRGNYPEDGGFYTVRADAYWPNDYGLYNMAGNVAEWSQDIFYENSYSFTSDMNPYLRMDVPDNAPPKMKRKSVRGGSWKDIGYFLQTGTRSYEYQDSAKSYIGFRCTIAFLSRSKNDFNKRK encoded by the coding sequence ATGAAAGCTACCCTTATGAAGCTTAATTACTCAAGTGGTCTTCTGTTAGCAGTAGTGCTGGTTAGCCTGCTAGCCAGCTGTGGTGGTAGTAAAACCTCCAAAAATGCTCAAGGGCAACTCATCGGTGTGAGCCCCAGACCAAAGTATTATCCGCCTGTACCTTATGGAATGGTGTACGTACCCTCCGGTACGTTTCACATGGGTCCCAGTGATGAGGACGTGAACTATTCCTATACCGCCAGGAACAAGTCGATCTCCATCTCCGGCTTCTACATGGATGCAACGGAGATCACCAACAATGAGTATCGCCAGTTCGTAAACTGGGTGCGCGACTCCATCGCTCACGTACTCATGGGACATGTTAAAAACGATGGTGGCCAGGATTACATCGACTGGAAACAGAAGATCAACTGGAAAGACAAATCCACCTACGAAAAACTGGACGCGATGATCTACACACCGGAAGAACGCCTCTATGGTAAAAAGGAACTAGACGTGTACAAACTCGTCTACCACGAGGAGAGCTTCAACTGGGATCAGGCCAAGCTGCGTGAGAATAAAGGCAAACCGCGCTCCTCTTTCATCGTCAAAAAGGATGTACAGATATATCCCGATACCCTCTGCTGGATCAGGGACTTCTCTTACGCATACAACGAACCGATGACGCGTATGTACTTCTCTCACCCGGCTTTTGACAACTACCCCGTAGTTGGCGTAACCTGGCACCAGGCTAACGCCTTCTGCGAATGGCGTAGTAAATTCTGGGAAGACTATCGCGCCTCCAAAAACCTCTACACCGAAGACAAATTCCAGCTGCCTTCCGAAGCACAGTGGGAATACGCCGCCCGCGGTGGTAGAGAACAAACACCTTACCCCTGGGGTGGTTACTACCTCCGGAACAAGAAGGGTTGTCTCCTGGCCAACTTCAAACCTGGCCGCGGTAACTACCCCGAAGATGGTGGATTCTATACCGTTCGCGCCGACGCTTACTGGCCTAACGACTACGGTCTGTACAATATGGCTGGTAACGTAGCAGAATGGTCACAGGATATCTTCTACGAAAACTCTTATTCTTTTACTTCTGATATGAACCCTTATCTCAGAATGGATGTACCCGATAACGCGCCTCCCAAAATGAAGCGTAAATCAGTTAGAGGTGGCTCCTGGAAAGATATCGGTTACTTCCTCCAGACAGGTACTCGCTCTTACGAATACCAGGATAGTGCTAAATCTTATATCGGCTTCAGATGTACCATCGCATTCCTCAGCCGCTCTAAAAACGATTTCAATAAAAGAAAGTAA